A single window of Mustela erminea isolate mMusErm1 chromosome 4, mMusErm1.Pri, whole genome shotgun sequence DNA harbors:
- the DSE gene encoding dermatan-sulfate epimerase isoform X3: protein MGISVPAQSSAHQLHGLAHGKPGPDESRYDASLKSVPPPDFGTPTLHYFEDWGVVTYGSALPAEINRSFLSFKSGKLGGRAIYDIVHRNKYKDWIKGWRNFNAGHEHPDQNSFTFAPNGVPFITEALYGPKYTFFNNVLMFSPAAAKSCFSPWEGQVTEDCSSKWSKYKHDPAASCQGRVVAAVEKSGVVFIRGEGVGAYSPQLDLKSVQRNLILLHPQLLLLVDQIQLGERSPLETAASFFHNVDVPFEETAVDGVHGAFIRQRDGLYKMYWMDDTGSSEKATFASVTYPRGYPYNGTNYVNVTVRLRSPVTRTAYLFIGPSLDVQSFSLHGDAQQLDVFVATRRHAYAAYLWTGESTGQSAFAQVIADRREILFDRSCAVRSAPLPELRDHAALVEQSLQRFKPVFQLLEKQILSRVRNTAGFRKTAERLLRFSDKRQTEEAIDRIFAISQQQQQQQQQSKSKKNRKGGKRYKFVDAVPDIFAQIEVNEKKIRQKAQILAQKELPIDEDEEMKDLLDFADVTYEKHKSGGSLNGRFGQARMMTTTRSRAPSLSSSYTRLFLILNIAIFFVMLAMQLTYFQRAQSLHGQRCLYAVLLIDSCILLWLYSSCSQSQC from the coding sequence GTATGACGCCAGCTTGAAATCTGTGCCTCCCCCGGATTTTGGCACCCCCACGTTGCATTATTTTGAAGACTGGGGTGTTGTGACCTACGGGAGTGCACTCCCTGCAGAAATCAAtaggtcttttctttccttcaagtcGGGAAAACTCGGGGGCCGTGCCATATATGACATCGTCCACAGAAACAAGTACAAAGACTGGATCAAAGGATGGCGAAACTTTAACGCAGGGCACGAGCATCCCGATCAAAACTCATTCACGTTTGCCCCCAACGGCGTGCCTTTCATCACGGAGGCTCTCTATGGGCCAAAGTACACCTTCTTCAACAACGTGTTGATGTTTTCGCCCGCTGCGGCCAagagctgcttctctccctgggaGGGGCAGGTCACGGAAGACTGCTCCTCGAAATGGTCCAAATACAAGCACGACCCGGCAGCCAGCTGCCAGGGGAGGGTGGTGGCCGCGGTGGAGAAGAGCGGGGTGGTTTTCATCCGAGGGGAGGGAGTGGGCGCCTACAGCCCCCAGCTGGATCTCAAGAGCGTCCAGAGGAACCTGATCCTCCTGCACCCGCAGCTGCTGCTCCTGGTGGACCAGATCCAGCTGGGGGAGCGGAGCCCGCTGGAGACGGCAGCGAGCTTCTTCCACAACGTGGACGTTCCTTTCGAGGAGACGGCGGTGGACGGGGTCCACGGGGCTTTCATCCGGCAGCGGGACGGGCTCTACAAGATGTACTGGATGGACGACACCGGCTCCAGCGAGAAGGCGACCTTCGCTTCGGTGACGTACCCTCGCGGCTACCCCTACAACGGGACCAACTACGTGAACGTCACGGTGCGCCTGCGGAGCCCCGTCACGCGGACGGCTTACCTGTTCATCGGGCCGTCGCTGGACGTGCAGAGCTTCAGCCTCCACGGGGACGCGCAGCAGCTGGACGTGTTCGTCGCCACCCGCCGGCACGCCTACGCCGCCTACCTCTGGACCGGGGAGAGCACCGGCCAGTCGGCCTTCGCGCAGGTCATCGCCGACCGGCGGGAGATCCTGTTCGACCGGAGCTGCGCGGTGCGGAGCGCGCCGCTGCCCGAGCTGCGGGACCACGCCGCGCTGGTGGAGCAGAGCCTGCAGCGCTTCAAGCCGGTCTTCCAGCTGCTGGAGAAGCAGATCCTGTCCCGCGTGCGCAACACCGCCGGCTTCCGGAAGACCGCCGAGCGCCTGCTGAGGTTCTCCGACAAGAGGCAGACGGAGGAGGCCATCGACCGGATTTTTGCCATctcgcagcagcagcagcagcagcagcagcagagcaaGTCCAAGAAGAACCGGAAGGGGGGCAAACGCTATAAATTCGTGGACGCCGTCCCCGATATTTTTGCACAGATCGAAGTCAACGAGAAGAAGATCCGCCAGAAAGCTCAGATTTTGGCACAGAAAGAACTGCCCATCGACGAGGATGAAGAGATGAAAGACCTTTtggattttgcagatgtgacgTATGAGAAACACAAAAGCGGTGGCTCCCTGAACGGCCGCTTTGGACAGGCCCGGATGATGACGACGACGCGCAGCAGGGCCCCGTCGCTGTCGTCGTCCTATACCAGGCTCTTCCTGATCCTGAACATTGCTATTTTCTTTGTCATGCTGGCAATGCAACTGACTTACTTCCAGAGGGCCCAGAGCCTGCATGGCCAAAGATGTCTTTACGCAGTCCTCCTAATAGACAGCTGTATTTTATTGTGGCTGTACTCTTCTTGTTCCCAGTCCCAGTGTTAG